From Enterococcus wangshanyuanii, the proteins below share one genomic window:
- a CDS encoding XF1762 family protein, with product MKARPIELKEANAYVAKLHRHHPPVYRDKFRLAAIDDNKIVGVIQAARPVSRGLDDGKTIEVVRCCTDGTYNACSFLYSRIARIAKQMGYDRIITYILDSETGSSLKASGWQLDGHVKGRSWDTPTRRRVDKAPTCDKQRWIKQLQEVGDE from the coding sequence GTGAAAGCTAGACCTATAGAACTTAAAGAGGCAAATGCCTATGTAGCAAAATTACATAGGCATCATCCTCCAGTTTATAGAGATAAGTTTAGATTAGCTGCAATTGATGACAACAAGATTGTCGGTGTCATCCAAGCTGCTAGACCTGTATCAAGGGGGCTGGATGACGGGAAAACGATTGAGGTTGTCCGCTGCTGTACCGATGGCACATACAATGCTTGTAGTTTTTTATATAGCAGGATTGCTCGGATAGCAAAACAAATGGGATATGATCGCATCATTACGTATATTTTAGACAGTGAGACAGGTAGCAGTCTAAAAGCCAGTGGTTGGCAGCTAGATGGGCATGTCAAGGGTCGCAGTTGGGATACACCGACTAGACGTAGAGTAGATAAGGCGCCAACTTGCGATAAACAAAGATGGATCAAACAACTGCAGGAGGTAGGGGATGAATGA
- a CDS encoding class I SAM-dependent methyltransferase, with product MFWYDKQNKDVLYMDNRQLDDTLCDGRALKVEPDVIADFRQMPFEDNRFYHVVFDPPHLVKAGENSWLAKKYGKLDESTWPSDIKQGFDECMRVLKPNGTLVFKWNEDQIKLSEILKVIDCEPLYGNKRAKTHWIVFMKPTN from the coding sequence ATGTTTTGGTACGACAAACAGAATAAAGATGTCCTGTACATGGATAACCGACAACTTGATGACACTCTCTGTGATGGTCGAGCGTTAAAGGTTGAACCTGATGTGATAGCAGACTTTAGACAGATGCCATTTGAGGATAATAGATTTTATCATGTGGTATTTGATCCACCGCATTTAGTAAAAGCAGGCGAAAATAGTTGGTTGGCCAAGAAATACGGAAAGCTTGATGAATCAACTTGGCCAAGCGATATCAAACAGGGATTTGATGAATGTATGAGAGTTCTTAAGCCTAACGGAACGCTAGTCTTCAAGTGGAATGAAGATCAAATTAAACTATCAGAAATTCTAAAAGTGATTGACTGCGAACCCTTATACGGTAACAAAAGAGCTAAAACTCATTGGATTGTATTTATGAAACCCACCAACTAA
- a CDS encoding XtrA/YqaO family protein, which yields MKLKATDFEDIKKLSGKNAIVIISNGQIKSTELPEHGIVEITTHANKVTFVENKVKEKF from the coding sequence GTGAAGCTAAAAGCAACGGATTTTGAGGATATCAAAAAGTTATCAGGGAAAAATGCTATTGTTATTATTAGCAATGGACAGATAAAAAGTACTGAACTTCCAGAGCATGGGATTGTAGAGATCACAACACATGCTAATAAAGTAACTTTTGTTGAAAATAAAGTAAAAGAGAAATTTTAA
- a CDS encoding sigma factor-like helix-turn-helix DNA-binding protein produces the protein MLDWENREILIREYKEDLKEASREHRKIVKKEKWEKTADDIKEQAIYAEIISSTQYALYWLEHGIERPLDEEAAKKIPKHRRAKHITNMDKVSYDVYLNQYEAPVQEVYSEKKKEQLIRVREILSKFSDREADLFYYIHTVGMTYGEAAKEMKIEVGTVKSMSQRIKNKIDRYFEYGHQISLF, from the coding sequence ATGCTAGATTGGGAGAATAGAGAAATATTGATCAGAGAATACAAAGAGGATCTAAAAGAAGCGAGTAGAGAACATCGAAAAATAGTAAAAAAAGAGAAATGGGAAAAAACTGCAGATGATATTAAAGAACAAGCGATTTATGCTGAAATCATTTCATCGACGCAATATGCTTTGTATTGGCTTGAACATGGGATAGAACGCCCTTTAGACGAAGAAGCAGCTAAAAAGATACCAAAACACCGCAGAGCTAAACATATTACTAATATGGATAAGGTATCTTATGATGTTTATCTCAATCAATATGAGGCGCCAGTCCAAGAGGTATACAGCGAGAAGAAAAAAGAACAATTAATTCGGGTAAGAGAAATTCTATCAAAGTTTAGCGATAGAGAAGCTGACCTGTTTTATTATATTCATACAGTTGGCATGACATACGGAGAAGCAGCTAAAGAAATGAAAATAGAAGTTGGAACAGTAAAATCCATGTCTCAACGGATAAAAAACAAAATTGATCGTTACTTTGAATACGGGCATCAAATTTCACTTTTCTAA
- a CDS encoding terminase small subunit has translation MAGNIKEPSKKTKEQYDLFIDSYLQSFNATQSAIAAGYSKKTARQQGHRLLTNVYIKEKIKIEMKRLRERMKDEGLRSFAMLIGIAIDTEEKIQKHNEAEVEIIRINALIDEISLELSELGHQRAGVQRAADAIDGRKADLKERKRGLLAHVENLDAESFELEKERRKLFNERSKHELYYLQVRDWEKLQSLKKSIFQDILDRGGFKAIDEIKHSGAVNVGNPLDGLTEEELRRLANGP, from the coding sequence ATGGCGGGTAACATAAAAGAACCATCAAAGAAAACTAAAGAGCAATATGATCTGTTCATTGACTCTTACTTACAATCTTTTAATGCTACTCAATCTGCAATAGCAGCTGGATATTCTAAAAAAACGGCTAGGCAACAAGGACATAGGCTGCTGACAAATGTTTACATTAAAGAAAAAATCAAAATAGAGATGAAAAGACTACGCGAGCGCATGAAAGACGAGGGCTTGCGTAGTTTTGCTATGCTTATAGGTATTGCGATAGATACTGAAGAAAAAATTCAAAAGCATAACGAAGCAGAAGTCGAAATCATCCGGATAAATGCGCTTATTGATGAAATTTCTCTTGAGCTTTCAGAGTTGGGACATCAACGTGCTGGAGTTCAAAGAGCTGCAGATGCAATAGACGGAAGGAAGGCAGATTTAAAAGAACGCAAAAGAGGATTGTTAGCTCATGTGGAAAATTTAGATGCGGAGTCCTTCGAATTGGAAAAGGAACGCAGAAAGCTATTCAATGAACGGTCTAAGCATGAGTTGTATTATTTACAAGTCAGGGATTGGGAAAAGCTGCAGAGTCTAAAAAAATCTATCTTCCAAGATATCCTTGATCGTGGTGGGTTTAAAGCAATCGATGAAATCAAACATAGTGGTGCCGTTAATGTAGGCAATCCGTTAGATGGATTAACAGAAGAAGAACTAAGGAGATTGGCTAATGGTCCATGA
- the terL gene encoding phage terminase large subunit, with product MVHDLEAIADEALKELARRYYADFFFLSHGKQWQLLRHQRYITDRLQKIIDGEQKYYIIEIPPQHGKSTVITETFPAYYLMRNPDSLAMVVSYSEELYKKFGRKNREKFRLYSDSLFGLNISSETSSVSEWGVEGHLGSLYSTSILGGATGRGARLLIIDDPIKNRAEAESKTIRDKIYNEWQDTFYSRLTADASVIVIMTRWHEDDLAGRLLKEMTLPWEEIKIPAIAEDNDLLGREPGEALAPEIGKDVEWANKTKAVTGSRGWAALYQQRPTPAGGNVFKRSWIKFYVPSLEKKTELGLGDDVIILPRLFDRQAQSWDCTFKDTDSSDFVSGQVWGKKRADFYLLDRYHERMGIVETMKAIKHMTSKWPKARGIYIEDKANGTAVIEMLKTKISGIVPINPEGGKEVRANAVAPYWEAGNVYLPHPLIAPWVNDYVEELVAFPNAENDDDVDSMTQALNKMAGKTSLRERYLE from the coding sequence ATGGTCCATGACTTAGAAGCAATAGCAGATGAAGCCTTGAAGGAGTTAGCTAGACGATATTATGCTGACTTCTTTTTTCTGTCTCATGGGAAGCAATGGCAGCTGCTACGGCATCAAAGATACATCACTGATCGATTGCAGAAAATTATAGATGGCGAACAAAAATATTATATTATTGAGATTCCACCACAGCATGGAAAATCAACAGTGATCACTGAAACATTCCCAGCTTATTATTTGATGCGAAATCCTGATAGTCTAGCGATGGTTGTTTCGTATTCGGAAGAACTGTATAAAAAGTTTGGTCGAAAGAATCGTGAAAAGTTTCGTCTGTATTCTGATTCGTTATTTGGTTTGAATATAAGTTCTGAGACATCATCCGTTAGTGAGTGGGGAGTTGAAGGTCATTTAGGATCGCTTTATAGTACGTCTATCTTAGGTGGTGCCACAGGTCGTGGGGCTAGACTCCTAATCATCGATGACCCGATCAAAAATAGAGCGGAAGCAGAGAGTAAGACTATTAGGGATAAAATCTACAATGAGTGGCAAGATACTTTTTACTCACGTCTTACAGCTGATGCTAGCGTTATTGTTATCATGACTCGTTGGCATGAAGATGATCTAGCAGGCAGGCTGCTAAAAGAAATGACTTTGCCTTGGGAAGAAATTAAGATACCGGCGATCGCAGAGGACAATGATCTCTTAGGCAGAGAACCAGGTGAAGCATTAGCTCCAGAAATAGGTAAAGATGTTGAATGGGCGAACAAAACGAAAGCAGTCACTGGATCAAGAGGTTGGGCTGCACTTTATCAGCAGCGACCAACACCAGCTGGTGGTAATGTGTTCAAACGTTCATGGATTAAATTCTATGTTCCTTCTTTAGAAAAGAAAACAGAGCTAGGGCTTGGCGATGATGTAATCATATTGCCACGCCTTTTTGATCGTCAAGCACAATCATGGGATTGCACATTTAAAGATACCGATTCATCTGACTTTGTTTCTGGCCAAGTATGGGGGAAGAAGCGAGCAGATTTCTATTTGCTTGATCGTTACCATGAAAGAATGGGAATTGTCGAAACTATGAAGGCTATTAAGCACATGACATCAAAATGGCCAAAAGCTCGTGGAATTTACATTGAGGATAAAGCTAATGGTACTGCAGTAATTGAAATGCTAAAAACAAAGATTTCTGGTATTGTTCCAATCAATCCAGAAGGAGGTAAGGAAGTCAGAGCTAATGCAGTTGCTCCTTATTGGGAAGCAGGAAACGTTTATCTACCACATCCTTTGATTGCTCCATGGGTTAATGATTACGTTGAAGAACTAGTAGCGTTCCCTAACGCAGAGAATGACGATGATGTTGATAGCATGACACAAGCGCTCAATAAGATGGCAGGTAAAACCAGTTTGAGAGAGAGGTATCTAGAATGA
- a CDS encoding anti-CBASS protein Acb1 family protein: MGSVKQQAKLLKLDGKEFRNDFMVGNGKGYGKDSLTRQRPGAAKMLSIADLENLYKSNSMAKNIVDIPAEDLTRSGWTIKMEDEKLKALYESKLRQLKTKDRLQKLFMYERLYGDGFVSIGIISSNKFEMSEPVDTKSIKSIPYLSAFSGKKISNRIVNEDVFSPNYGQIESFQINNRQSTKVELLHSYKVQQSIEVHHSRVLHQQDMRFEDELEGTSLLENLYDILTVVDTSIWSVGQILYDYIFKVFKSKDVTGLSKEEKVELAMVMDYKFRTEALAIIDAEESLGKESSQVSGIGDLLDFVWDYLAGAARMPKTVLKGQEGGTVTGAQYDVMNYYSRIAAMQENQLRPHLEYLMRLLMWAEDECGGPIDPDSIEWSIEFNPLWNVDSKTDADIRKLTAETDKIYIETGVNDPDEVREARFGRFGVTETSKFNADSLSEDELEAMAKIVYEKYQKDRNNGK; the protein is encoded by the coding sequence TTGGGAAGTGTAAAACAACAAGCAAAGTTACTAAAGCTAGACGGAAAAGAATTCCGCAATGATTTTATGGTGGGAAATGGTAAAGGCTATGGGAAAGATTCTCTTACTCGTCAAAGACCAGGAGCAGCAAAGATGCTTTCTATTGCTGACTTAGAAAATCTCTATAAATCAAACTCAATGGCCAAAAATATTGTTGATATTCCAGCTGAGGATCTAACACGTAGCGGATGGACAATCAAGATGGAAGATGAAAAGCTGAAGGCTTTGTATGAATCTAAGCTAAGGCAACTCAAAACTAAAGACAGATTGCAAAAACTATTTATGTATGAACGATTATATGGTGATGGATTTGTCAGTATTGGGATCATATCCAGCAATAAATTTGAAATGAGTGAACCAGTAGATACGAAATCTATAAAAAGTATTCCATATCTAAGTGCTTTCTCTGGTAAAAAGATTAGTAATAGGATTGTAAACGAAGATGTATTTAGTCCGAATTATGGGCAAATTGAGTCATTTCAGATTAATAATAGGCAGAGTACAAAGGTAGAGCTACTACATTCCTATAAAGTACAGCAATCAATCGAAGTCCATCATTCTAGGGTCTTACATCAACAAGACATGCGATTTGAGGATGAACTAGAGGGTACTTCTTTGTTAGAAAATCTCTATGACATCTTAACGGTTGTTGATACATCGATCTGGTCAGTGGGACAAATTCTTTATGATTATATCTTCAAAGTTTTTAAATCCAAAGATGTTACAGGACTTAGTAAAGAGGAAAAAGTAGAGCTAGCAATGGTAATGGACTACAAGTTCCGTACTGAAGCTTTGGCAATTATAGATGCAGAAGAAAGTTTAGGAAAAGAAAGTTCTCAGGTATCTGGCATCGGTGATCTATTAGATTTTGTCTGGGATTATTTAGCAGGAGCTGCACGAATGCCTAAGACTGTATTAAAAGGGCAAGAAGGTGGAACAGTAACAGGTGCCCAATACGATGTGATGAACTATTATTCACGTATTGCAGCAATGCAGGAAAATCAACTAAGACCTCATTTAGAATATCTAATGAGGTTATTAATGTGGGCAGAAGATGAATGCGGTGGTCCTATTGATCCTGATTCTATCGAATGGTCTATTGAATTCAATCCGTTGTGGAATGTGGATAGCAAAACGGATGCAGATATCCGTAAATTAACAGCCGAAACGGATAAAATTTACATCGAAACAGGTGTCAATGATCCAGATGAGGTACGTGAAGCCCGTTTTGGTCGTTTTGGAGTAACGGAGACATCAAAATTCAACGCTGATAGCTTGTCTGAGGATGAATTAGAAGCAATGGCTAAAATAGTCTATGAGAAGTACCAAAAGGACAGGAACAATGGCAAATAG
- a CDS encoding minor capsid protein, whose translation MANRVKTRYPLRIEQSYGRNISNLINEIGKITLNEFDQTLSADIDKERLKKDDRFIQDGLLDVANKLIKKVKVLSLGALGNTDANKIATKYLNGVNTFSKSNVNSQLSAKGINPLEKESWLKEYMKSKIAENVSYITNIRDEYTTKFEQIIYRGVTSGQSSKDMRDELVNLVGITESRAQFIARDQTGTILGQMNAQRHQRAGLIAFIWSDSGDERVRQSHHERNGKIYYYADDPLLPGTDYGCRCVAEPLDEKEIEEYLKGGM comes from the coding sequence ATGGCAAATAGAGTAAAAACACGCTATCCATTAAGAATCGAACAAAGTTACGGAAGAAATATTTCAAATCTTATTAATGAGATTGGGAAAATTACTTTAAATGAGTTTGATCAGACCTTATCAGCAGATATTGATAAGGAACGTCTGAAAAAAGACGATCGTTTTATACAAGATGGACTGCTGGACGTTGCTAATAAGCTCATAAAGAAAGTTAAAGTATTATCTTTAGGCGCTTTGGGCAATACGGATGCCAATAAGATAGCCACAAAATATTTGAACGGCGTTAATACTTTCAGTAAATCGAATGTCAATTCTCAGCTATCTGCAAAAGGTATTAATCCGTTGGAAAAAGAGTCATGGCTAAAGGAATACATGAAAAGTAAAATAGCTGAAAACGTCAGCTACATTACTAACATTCGCGATGAATATACAACTAAGTTTGAACAAATCATCTATCGAGGTGTTACTAGCGGTCAATCATCAAAAGACATGAGAGATGAACTAGTCAATTTAGTTGGAATCACAGAAAGTCGAGCTCAATTTATCGCTCGTGATCAAACAGGCACTATTTTGGGTCAGATGAACGCCCAAAGACATCAACGAGCAGGGCTTATTGCATTTATCTGGTCAGATAGTGGAGATGAACGTGTAAGACAATCACACCACGAACGGAATGGAAAAATCTATTATTATGCCGATGATCCATTATTGCCCGGTACTGATTACGGATGCCGTTGTGTTGCAGAACCGCTAGATGAAAAAGAAATAGAGGAATACTTGAAAGGAGGGATGTAA
- a CDS encoding LysM peptidoglycan-binding domain-containing protein, with the protein MAKSATKSETKKKEVTETVEAALITEEKPSKTTHTVSENETLSEIATKYRLSLNRLLKLNELSSPDVAVGTQLVVE; encoded by the coding sequence TTGGCTAAGTCAGCAACTAAGAGTGAGACAAAGAAAAAAGAAGTTACAGAAACCGTTGAAGCTGCATTGATTACGGAAGAAAAACCTAGCAAAACAACTCACACTGTATCAGAAAATGAAACATTATCAGAAATTGCTACTAAGTATCGATTATCTTTAAACCGACTGTTAAAACTGAACGAATTATCAAGTCCAGATGTTGCAGTAGGTACGCAATTAGTAGTTGAGTAA
- a CDS encoding DUF2213 domain-containing protein — protein MVIRYDKALIQDFKETDGGYLTISACPITRPGVFPYRRSDGGVSMEAKLPEELFSSATVVSANAKPMTDDHPNEPVTIDNYSKYAKGMTHNDATIKDNKLAISFTITDSDTIKKIRDGKRELSIGFQADVKQEQGIYDGMHYDSVQRNMRINHIALVDEGRAGPEVAIRGDSVAFMIDSKDNKQSGGTNMPVLRIDNKDYEVDPVIKANYDAMEAKLDAAEQKASNVEAIEGQRDALQAQVDNLTTELTAAKEKEITGDALDKMIQGRVDLVAKATSFLGDSFDFSGKSDREVKEAVITKANKDFKGDGKSDDYINAYFDSMSALAKDKGFTTGAVFTDAKDKEKEKEAELEKLKNKRMNMNSKEEK, from the coding sequence ATGGTCATTCGATATGACAAAGCTCTCATCCAAGACTTTAAAGAGACGGATGGGGGCTATTTGACGATCTCTGCTTGTCCAATTACTAGACCAGGGGTTTTTCCTTATCGTAGGTCTGACGGTGGAGTATCGATGGAAGCTAAACTTCCAGAAGAACTGTTTTCATCTGCTACTGTTGTCTCTGCTAACGCAAAGCCAATGACCGATGACCATCCTAATGAGCCTGTAACCATAGATAATTACAGTAAATATGCTAAGGGTATGACTCATAATGATGCAACGATCAAGGATAACAAACTAGCTATCTCATTTACTATTACTGATTCAGACACCATTAAGAAAATTCGTGACGGGAAAAGGGAGCTTAGTATTGGTTTTCAAGCAGATGTAAAACAGGAACAAGGCATTTATGACGGAATGCATTATGATTCTGTACAGCGAAATATGCGTATCAATCATATTGCACTAGTCGATGAAGGTCGTGCTGGTCCAGAAGTTGCTATTCGTGGTGACTCTGTGGCTTTCATGATAGATAGTAAAGACAATAAACAATCAGGAGGAACGAACATGCCAGTATTAAGAATTGACAATAAGGATTACGAAGTTGATCCAGTGATTAAAGCTAATTATGATGCGATGGAAGCGAAACTGGATGCAGCAGAGCAAAAAGCAAGTAATGTGGAAGCCATTGAAGGGCAACGTGATGCATTACAAGCACAGGTTGATAACTTAACAACAGAATTAACTGCAGCAAAGGAAAAAGAGATCACAGGTGATGCTTTAGACAAAATGATTCAAGGTCGTGTGGATTTAGTGGCCAAAGCAACATCATTTTTAGGGGATTCTTTTGATTTCAGCGGTAAAAGTGATCGTGAGGTAAAAGAGGCTGTTATCACCAAAGCAAATAAAGACTTTAAAGGTGATGGAAAATCTGATGATTACATCAATGCCTATTTTGATTCTATGTCTGCTCTTGCAAAAGACAAAGGGTTTACCACTGGAGCAGTATTTACAGATGCAAAGGACAAAGAAAAGGAAAAAGAGGCAGAACTAGAAAAACTCAAAAATAAAAGAATGAACATGAATTCAAAGGAGGAAAAGTAA
- a CDS encoding structural cement protein Gp24, whose amino-acid sequence MTIPYPEKYMKKELGIGKRANYQDVEVNTKFSSEKIPFGSPVEAEEDKVKVLADGRFYGVAMADNYSDEIPYDNGEKVGQYTVDKPVPILRKGAIWVKASEDVKESEPAAATATGFKVATASDPIVGVFESTAQAGGLVVIKINLP is encoded by the coding sequence ATGACCATTCCATATCCTGAAAAATATATGAAAAAAGAACTTGGTATCGGTAAACGTGCCAATTATCAAGATGTAGAAGTCAACACCAAATTTTCAAGTGAAAAAATTCCATTTGGTTCGCCAGTTGAAGCAGAAGAAGACAAAGTGAAAGTATTGGCAGACGGCAGATTTTATGGTGTAGCTATGGCAGATAATTATTCTGACGAAATTCCTTATGATAATGGTGAAAAAGTTGGACAATACACAGTCGATAAACCAGTGCCGATTTTGCGAAAAGGTGCTATTTGGGTTAAAGCTAGCGAAGATGTTAAAGAATCTGAACCAGCTGCAGCTACAGCTACGGGATTTAAAGTTGCAACTGCAAGTGATCCTATTGTAGGTGTCTTTGAATCGACGGCACAAGCTGGTGGATTAGTAGTGATTAAAATTAACTTACCATAA
- a CDS encoding DUF2184 domain-containing protein, which produces MSNVTTTLEARDLEHIDKTIYQAPQEELVARSIFNIKSDVHPGAETYGYYVMTRSGVAKIIANGSDDIPLVDTDLTRHHQPIYSIADAVSYTVSEIRQAQMTGNSVDTTKVDVARRAISEKENNMIFVGDESVKLKGVVNADGIQVMNASKKFKDATSEEIVEMIREARAKITTIPGYRTAKLKLMVSPQQYELLNRRYSEFDPRTILQVIEGHKWFSSIDPVADLENQGTAKSDCLLIMDVTPLTCEILIPMDITRHQEEYASMKWKVPFEERCGGALIRTPYAIIRVDGI; this is translated from the coding sequence ATGTCAAACGTAACAACAACTTTAGAAGCACGAGATTTGGAGCATATTGATAAGACGATTTATCAGGCTCCACAAGAAGAATTAGTAGCACGTTCAATTTTCAATATTAAGTCAGATGTTCATCCAGGTGCTGAAACCTATGGATATTATGTAATGACTCGATCTGGAGTTGCTAAAATTATTGCTAATGGTTCTGATGATATTCCGTTAGTTGACACAGACTTAACTCGTCATCATCAACCAATTTACTCAATTGCGGATGCAGTTAGCTATACTGTTTCTGAAATTAGACAAGCACAAATGACAGGTAACTCAGTTGATACAACGAAAGTCGATGTTGCAAGACGTGCTATTTCAGAAAAGGAAAATAACATGATCTTCGTCGGCGATGAATCAGTTAAGCTGAAAGGCGTTGTGAATGCCGATGGAATTCAAGTTATGAATGCTAGTAAGAAGTTCAAGGATGCAACTTCCGAAGAAATTGTCGAAATGATTCGTGAAGCTAGAGCCAAAATTACGACGATACCTGGTTATCGTACTGCAAAATTGAAATTAATGGTTTCGCCACAGCAATATGAATTGCTGAATCGTCGTTACAGTGAATTTGATCCTAGAACTATTTTACAAGTGATTGAAGGTCATAAATGGTTCAGTTCGATTGATCCTGTTGCTGATTTAGAGAACCAAGGAACAGCAAAATCAGACTGCTTACTAATTATGGATGTAACACCTTTAACATGTGAAATTTTGATTCCTATGGATATCACACGTCATCAAGAAGAATATGCATCAATGAAGTGGAAAGTTCCTTTTGAAGAACGTTGCGGCGGTGCTTTGATCCGTACACCGTATGCAATTATTAGAGTAGATGGAATTTAG
- a CDS encoding DUF4054 domain-containing protein → MSKSTVQNVRLTAAELTGVSDDAIKLFIDDAWTEVSTKKFPENMQEKACRFLACHLAVLNNQNTKSEQIGSLKKEYSGFHSTFTDLKRTVYGQEYRRMLDEYVTSNGITLVVV, encoded by the coding sequence TTGTCTAAAAGTACTGTTCAAAATGTGAGATTAACAGCTGCTGAATTGACAGGTGTAAGCGATGATGCGATTAAATTGTTCATCGATGATGCTTGGACAGAAGTCTCTACAAAGAAATTTCCAGAGAATATGCAGGAAAAAGCGTGTCGTTTCTTGGCTTGTCATTTGGCTGTGCTAAACAACCAGAACACGAAGTCGGAACAAATCGGTTCTCTGAAAAAAGAGTATTCAGGCTTTCATTCCACCTTTACGGACTTAAAACGTACGGTATACGGTCAAGAGTACCGCCGAATGCTTGATGAATATGTCACAAGCAATGGAATTACTTTGGTGGTGGTCTAA
- a CDS encoding LIC_12616 family protein: protein MDNTYDYGLLAENLINLVEVATEKELIEDATTGPQPKRPFFSYSIPSPYLPITVDIVDNEQFELVVSLKCHTDSTIQGLNLATRLRKYLTSFEGKLLLKEKDMILVSITKVGKRDNFISIEYERLTGFDVRFRVRDAYVDKVQEIENIDI from the coding sequence ATGGATAATACCTATGATTATGGTTTGCTTGCTGAAAACTTAATTAATCTTGTTGAAGTAGCAACAGAAAAAGAACTGATCGAGGATGCGACAACAGGACCGCAACCAAAAAGACCATTCTTTTCTTATTCTATTCCGTCACCGTATCTTCCAATAACTGTGGATATTGTGGATAATGAGCAATTTGAGTTGGTTGTCTCCTTAAAATGTCACACAGATTCGACCATTCAAGGCTTGAATTTAGCAACTAGATTGCGAAAGTATCTTACTAGCTTTGAAGGGAAACTATTGTTAAAAGAGAAGGATATGATCCTTGTATCGATAACAAAGGTCGGTAAAAGAGACAATTTTATCAGTATAGAATATGAACGTTTAACAGGCTTTGATGTCCGCTTCCGAGTGCGTGATGCATACGTGGATAAAGTACAAGAAATTGAAAATATAGATATTTAG
- a CDS encoding DUF3383 family protein, which produces MIEKISDVNVKIDIQHPQPIVGLGNPAIFVKGTLAGYKEYTSLEVLKKDFADTTAAYKKAKAIWDQENKPKTIAIVSYVEDKITEAATNYFYNDWHFALLDEYSETNALALSNLIEENKFKFLVVQVATVAELTVFEGNTLTIGLVHPLEEALDAALIGNTGSLPVGSVTWKFRNGLVGIKANAVTIADLNAIEKANGIAYVTKGGIPQTSEGKTIGGEYIDALHGDHWVKSNVETNVQRLLSTTDKLTFDSNGIALLESSVANVLETAFNNGIIDIVDETGAGNYSVTALSRDDLDPEDIAARNYKGLSFTYKRSGAIHSVDVYGTIEV; this is translated from the coding sequence ATGATTGAAAAAATCTCAGATGTTAATGTCAAGATTGATATCCAACATCCTCAACCAATTGTCGGTTTAGGCAATCCAGCAATTTTTGTCAAAGGGACTTTAGCCGGCTACAAAGAATATACTAGCCTAGAAGTATTGAAGAAAGATTTTGCTGATACTACAGCAGCATATAAGAAAGCCAAAGCGATTTGGGATCAAGAAAACAAACCAAAGACGATCGCGATTGTTTCTTATGTGGAAGATAAGATCACTGAAGCTGCAACTAATTACTTTTACAATGATTGGCATTTTGCATTGTTAGATGAATACTCTGAAACTAATGCATTGGCCCTTTCCAATTTGATTGAAGAAAATAAATTCAAGTTCTTGGTGGTTCAAGTTGCTACAGTAGCTGAATTGACTGTTTTCGAAGGCAATACTTTAACAATTGGCTTAGTGCATCCATTAGAAGAAGCTTTAGACGCTGCTTTGATCGGTAACACAGGAAGTTTACCTGTTGGTTCTGTGACTTGGAAATTCCGCAATGGTTTAGTAGGAATTAAAGCAAATGCTGTAACAATCGCTGATTTGAATGCAATCGAAAAAGCCAATGGCATTGCTTATGTTACTAAAGGTGGAATTCCTCAAACGTCAGAAGGAAAAACTATTGGTGGCGAATACATCGATGCTTTACATGGTGATCATTGGGTGAAATCGAATGTAGAAACGAATGTGCAGCGTTTGTTATCAACAACAGATAAATTAACTTTTGACTCTAATGGTATCGCACTATTAGAAAGTTCTGTCGCTAATGTTTTAGAAACAGCATTTAATAATGGAATCATCGATATTGTAGATGAAACAGGTGCCGGTAATTACAGCGTAACGGCTTTAAGTCGTGATGATCTTGATCCAGAAGATATTGCAGCACGAAATTACAAAGGTTTATCATTTACTTACAAACGATCTGGAGCTATCCACAGTGTGGATGTCTACGGCACAATTGAGGTCTAA